The Proteus vulgaris genome has a segment encoding these proteins:
- the rnb_1 gene encoding exoribonuclease II: MFQDNPLLAQLKQQLHAQTPRVEGLVKGTDKGFGFLEVDGQKSYFIPPPQMKKVMHGDRVIATVHTNGDKESVEPEELVEPFLTRFVGRIQKKEGDNRLWIIPDHPLLKDAIPCRPAQNLTHSFVNQDWAVAVMRRHPLNKGDKGFQAEITDYITDKDDHFAPWWVTLMRHQLERDAPEMGNETLTLHDILPREDLTSLYFVTIDSASTEDMDDALFIRKEENGQLTLFIAIADPTAYILPNSELDKIAAQRALTNYLPGFNIPMLPRELSDNICSLRPNEKRPALVCQVSITEDGSLLEDIHFYSAWVESKAKLVYDHISDWLESGNSDWKPENDIVHEQVMLLKEMCEKRHEWREKHALVFKERPDYRFILDEGGNVLDIVAEKRRIANRIVEEAMITANICAAKVLAKNLGFGVYNVHTGFDPLYIDQVVQTLKDNGIETTSESLLTLEGFCQLRRELDNQPNQFLDSRIRRYQKLC, encoded by the coding sequence ATGTTTCAAGACAATCCGCTGCTTGCACAGCTAAAACAGCAACTCCATGCCCAAACACCGCGCGTGGAAGGCCTTGTAAAGGGAACAGATAAAGGCTTTGGCTTCCTTGAAGTTGATGGTCAGAAAAGCTATTTTATTCCCCCTCCGCAAATGAAAAAAGTGATGCACGGTGACCGCGTTATTGCTACCGTTCATACAAACGGCGATAAAGAGTCGGTTGAGCCTGAAGAGTTAGTAGAACCTTTCTTAACCCGATTTGTCGGCCGTATTCAGAAAAAAGAGGGAGATAACCGTCTGTGGATAATACCAGATCACCCTCTCCTAAAAGACGCAATCCCTTGTCGCCCAGCTCAAAACTTAACACATAGTTTTGTCAATCAAGATTGGGCTGTTGCCGTAATGCGTCGTCACCCACTGAATAAAGGTGATAAAGGCTTTCAAGCCGAAATAACAGACTACATCACAGATAAAGATGATCACTTTGCACCTTGGTGGGTGACTTTAATGCGTCATCAGCTTGAACGTGATGCACCTGAAATGGGTAATGAAACGCTTACATTACATGATATTTTACCTCGTGAAGATCTGACTTCTCTCTATTTTGTCACTATTGATAGTGCATCAACAGAAGATATGGATGATGCACTCTTTATTCGTAAAGAAGAGAACGGTCAATTAACGCTATTTATTGCCATTGCCGATCCTACGGCTTATATTCTGCCAAATAGTGAATTAGATAAAATTGCAGCACAACGTGCACTGACTAACTATCTGCCCGGCTTTAATATCCCAATGTTGCCTCGCGAACTGTCAGATAACATCTGTTCATTACGTCCTAATGAAAAACGCCCTGCTTTAGTCTGCCAAGTCAGTATCACTGAAGATGGCTCTCTGCTTGAAGATATTCACTTCTATTCTGCGTGGGTAGAATCCAAAGCTAAACTGGTTTACGACCATATTTCAGATTGGTTAGAAAGCGGTAACAGCGATTGGAAACCTGAAAATGACATCGTACATGAGCAAGTAATGTTATTAAAAGAGATGTGTGAAAAACGTCATGAATGGCGCGAAAAACATGCTCTAGTCTTTAAAGAACGTCCTGATTATCGTTTTATTCTTGATGAAGGTGGTAATGTTTTAGATATCGTTGCGGAAAAACGCCGTATCGCCAACCGCATTGTTGAAGAAGCGATGATCACGGCCAATATCTGTGCAGCTAAAGTGCTAGCAAAAAATTTAGGCTTTGGTGTTTATAACGTTCACACTGGTTTTGATCCACTTTATATCGATCAAGTTGTACAAACTCTAAAGGATAATGGTATTGAAACCACTTCTGAAAGTTTGTTAACCCTTGAAGGTTTCTGCCAATTACGTCGTGAGCTCGATAACCAACCAAATCAATTCCTTGATAGCCGTATTCGTCGTTATCAAAAACTTTGCTGA
- the nth gene encoding endonuclease III codes for MNQAKRIEILTRLRDNNPQPTTELKFDSPFELLISVLLSAQATDVSVNKATAKLYPVANTPQAILDLGVDGLKKYIKTIGLYNTKAENVIKTCQILVDKHHSEVPENREALEALPGVGRKTANVVLNTAFGWPTIAVDTHIFRVSNRTGFAPGKNVNEVEQKLLKVVPAEFKVDCHHWLILHGRYTCIARKPRCGSCIIEDLCEFKEKTDPE; via the coding sequence ATGAATCAAGCAAAACGTATTGAAATTCTAACTCGGTTGCGTGATAACAATCCGCAACCTACGACAGAGCTAAAATTTGACTCTCCGTTTGAACTATTGATCTCCGTGTTACTCTCTGCACAAGCCACCGATGTGAGTGTCAATAAGGCAACCGCTAAGCTTTATCCTGTTGCCAATACACCACAAGCAATCCTAGATTTAGGGGTGGATGGGCTTAAGAAATACATTAAAACCATTGGCCTATATAATACTAAAGCTGAAAATGTGATTAAGACCTGTCAGATTTTAGTGGATAAACATCACAGTGAAGTCCCTGAAAACAGAGAAGCCCTTGAAGCTTTACCTGGTGTTGGTCGCAAAACTGCAAATGTTGTTTTAAATACCGCATTTGGTTGGCCAACTATTGCTGTCGATACACATATCTTTAGAGTGAGTAATCGCACAGGCTTTGCCCCTGGTAAGAATGTCAATGAAGTTGAGCAAAAACTCTTAAAGGTTGTTCCGGCAGAATTTAAAGTTGATTGCCATCATTGGCTTATTCTTCATGGCCGTTATACCTGTATTGCACGAAAACCACGGTGTGGCTCTTGTATTATTGAAGATCTGTGTGAATTTAAAGAAAAAACAGATCCTGAATAA
- the rnfE_1 gene encoding electron transport complex protein RsxE, with protein MNSIKTLFAQGLWTNNSALVQLLGLCPLLAVSSTATNALGLGLATTLVLFCTNVAVSSLRRWFLLKFVSQFML; from the coding sequence ATGAACTCCATTAAAACGCTCTTTGCTCAAGGGTTATGGACAAACAACTCAGCCCTAGTGCAATTACTTGGCTTATGTCCTTTACTCGCCGTTTCTTCAACAGCAACTAACGCATTAGGTTTAGGGCTTGCGACAACATTAGTATTATTTTGCACCAATGTGGCAGTTTCAAGTTTACGTCGCTGGTTCCTTCTGAAATTCGTATCCCAATTTATGTTATGA
- the rnfG_1 gene encoding electron transport complex protein RnfG, whose translation MIEILKRHGLTLAVFAACTTGLTAVVYHLTADTIAEQVAIEKQKLLDQVIPQTMYDNELSKDCYLLTAPELGNSTPHKLYVARLEGKPVAAALESTAPDGYSGAIELLVGADFKGNVLGVRVTAHNETPGLGDKN comes from the coding sequence ATGATCGAGATCTTAAAACGTCATGGGCTAACATTAGCTGTCTTTGCGGCTTGTACAACAGGTTTAACCGCGGTGGTATACCACTTAACCGCAGATACCATTGCAGAGCAAGTGGCTATAGAAAAACAAAAATTATTGGATCAAGTGATCCCTCAAACAATGTATGACAATGAACTTTCTAAAGATTGTTATCTACTTACGGCACCTGAATTGGGAAATTCAACCCCTCATAAACTTTATGTAGCGCGTTTAGAAGGAAAACCTGTTGCAGCGGCCTTAGAATCTACCGCGCCAGATGGCTATTCAGGTGCAATCGAACTTCTTGTTGGTGCTGACTTTAAAGGTAACGTTCTAGGTGTTCGTGTAACCGCACATAACGAAACTCCCGGTCTAGGTGATAAAAATTGA
- the rnfG_2 gene encoding electron transport complex protein RnfG, translating into MIKIETRISDWITTLSHKFISSENDPHWAVKKDGGDFDQFTGATITPRAVINSSKRTAWLIQSLPEKLETLSVCEAN; encoded by the coding sequence GTGATAAAAATTGAAACACGCATTTCTGATTGGATCACAACACTGAGCCATAAATTCATTTCCAGTGAAAACGATCCACATTGGGCAGTAAAAAAAGATGGTGGCGATTTTGATCAATTTACAGGTGCGACGATCACCCCCCGCGCTGTTATTAACTCATCAAAACGTACAGCATGGCTAATACAATCATTACCAGAGAAGCTAGAAACACTCTCTGTCTGTGAGGCGAATTAA
- the rnfE_2 gene encoding electron transport complex protein RsxE produces MIIASVVSAVQLLINAYAYGLYQSLGIFIPLIVTNCIVIGRAEAFAAKNEVFPSAIDGLAMGLGATAALFVLGAIREILGNGTLFDGADLLLGEWAQVLRIEIVHLDSPFLLAILPPGAFIGLGFMLAGKYLIDERQKKRSASTMKTYEKEQGCGSHIVKN; encoded by the coding sequence ATGATAATCGCGTCTGTCGTCAGTGCTGTGCAATTACTGATCAACGCATACGCTTATGGTTTATACCAATCGTTGGGGATCTTTATTCCATTAATAGTCACCAACTGTATTGTTATTGGCCGTGCTGAAGCCTTCGCCGCTAAAAATGAAGTCTTTCCTTCTGCCATTGATGGTTTAGCTATGGGATTAGGGGCAACAGCCGCACTCTTTGTATTAGGCGCGATCCGTGAAATTTTAGGTAACGGAACATTATTTGACGGTGCAGATTTACTGTTAGGTGAATGGGCTCAAGTATTAAGAATCGAAATAGTTCATTTAGATTCACCCTTCTTACTTGCCATTTTACCGCCAGGTGCTTTTATCGGTTTAGGCTTTATGTTAGCGGGAAAATACCTTATCGATGAAAGACAGAAAAAGCGCAGCGCTTCGACAATGAAAACTTACGAAAAAGAACAAGGCTGTGGTAGTCATATCGTTAAAAATTAA
- the rnb_2 gene encoding exoribonuclease II, translating to MIAVFVVIKNFAEIKSEPGPHFGLGLEAYATWTSPIRKYSDILNHRLLKAIISKEHAEKPQEEDGIRIAERRRANRMAERDVGDWLYARFLKPFAGTETPFNAEIIDITRGGIRVRLVENGAVAFIPAPFLHAVRDEIQCSQETGTVIVKGESAYKLNDIIPVRIEDVKLETRNVVARPI from the coding sequence TTGATAGCCGTATTCGTCGTTATCAAAAACTTTGCTGAAATCAAATCAGAGCCGGGTCCTCACTTTGGTTTAGGGTTGGAAGCTTACGCAACATGGACTTCACCAATTCGTAAATACAGTGATATTTTAAATCACCGTTTGCTAAAAGCGATTATCAGCAAAGAACATGCTGAAAAACCACAAGAAGAAGATGGTATTCGTATTGCAGAACGCCGTCGTGCTAATCGTATGGCCGAGAGAGATGTGGGAGATTGGTTATATGCCCGTTTCTTAAAACCTTTTGCAGGTACTGAAACGCCATTTAACGCTGAAATTATCGATATTACACGTGGTGGTATTCGTGTTCGTTTAGTTGAAAATGGAGCTGTCGCCTTTATTCCTGCGCCATTCTTACATGCTGTACGTGATGAAATTCAATGCAGTCAAGAAACGGGGACGGTTATTGTAAAAGGCGAAAGCGCTTATAAACTCAATGATATCATTCCCGTTCGTATCGAAGATGTAAAACTAGAAACGCGCAATGTCGTTGCTCGCCCTATCTAA
- the rnfD gene encoding electron transport complex protein RnfD translates to MKFRPIQNNNSKLKIASSPFTHNQQSTSQVMLWVILATLPGIISQIYFFGLGTIYQIILAIIVALVAETVCVKLKKEDPLRYLKDNSALLTGVLLAISIPPLAPWWIIVLGTFIAVVIAKHIYGGLGQNPFNPAMVGYVVLLISFPVQMTSWMPPVELQAVSYNFMDSLNIFFTGHTSSGLTLEDLRRSIDGITQATPLDSFKTGLLTHSIDEVLATPILQGKFAGIGWQWVNVAYLIGGLVLLYKRIISWHIPVAMISMLALCSVISWGIDPTRYSQPLLQIFSGATMLGAFFIATDPVSASTTPKGRLIYAGMIGLLVWIIRVYGGYPDAVAFSVLLANIAVPLIDSYTRPRVYGH, encoded by the coding sequence ATGAAATTTAGACCGATACAAAATAACAACAGTAAATTAAAAATTGCGAGTTCACCTTTTACGCATAATCAGCAATCCACTAGCCAAGTTATGCTATGGGTTATTTTAGCCACATTGCCGGGGATCATCAGTCAGATCTACTTCTTTGGTTTAGGCACTATTTACCAAATTATATTAGCCATAATCGTCGCACTTGTGGCTGAAACTGTCTGCGTAAAACTCAAAAAAGAAGATCCTTTACGTTACCTCAAAGATAACTCCGCACTGCTTACTGGTGTATTACTCGCCATTAGTATTCCACCTTTAGCACCATGGTGGATAATTGTCTTAGGCACCTTTATTGCTGTTGTTATCGCAAAACACATTTATGGCGGTTTAGGGCAAAACCCATTTAACCCGGCAATGGTAGGTTATGTGGTCTTATTGATCTCATTCCCAGTACAGATGACATCGTGGATGCCTCCTGTTGAATTACAAGCTGTCTCTTACAATTTCATGGACAGTTTAAATATCTTCTTTACAGGTCATACATCATCAGGCTTAACACTTGAAGATTTAAGACGCTCCATTGATGGCATTACGCAAGCTACACCTCTTGATAGCTTTAAAACAGGCTTATTAACCCACTCTATTGATGAAGTGTTAGCGACACCTATTTTACAAGGGAAATTTGCCGGCATTGGCTGGCAATGGGTGAATGTCGCTTATTTAATTGGTGGATTAGTTCTACTTTATAAACGCATTATTAGCTGGCATATCCCTGTTGCAATGATCTCAATGTTAGCCTTATGTTCTGTTATTAGTTGGGGTATCGATCCTACTCGTTACTCCCAACCTCTATTACAAATTTTCTCAGGTGCAACGATGTTAGGTGCTTTCTTTATTGCGACAGATCCTGTGAGTGCCTCAACAACCCCTAAAGGTCGTTTAATTTATGCGGGTATGATTGGTTTGTTAGTTTGGATTATACGCGTTTATGGCGGATATCCCGATGCAGTTGCTTTCTCTGTATTACTTGCCAATATCGCTGTACCTTTAATTGATAGCTATACACGCCCTCGTGTTTATGGGCATTAA